A genomic region of Sideroxydans sp. CL21 contains the following coding sequences:
- a CDS encoding DUF1566 domain-containing protein, with product MGTLCIVKSLIRVAILAFAINSAFAAQKNQVNVSGKENLRYVVKADTAYDKKTDLTWQRCSVGQQWKQGAGCVGIIKQFTFDEAQQQGNEVWRVPSKEELSTLIDQKKAESNQRPAIDDTTFPDMDVRNLSYWSSTTDGVLGGWFVPFDGGAAYTSSITGTTLPVRLVRDGK from the coding sequence ATGGGTACGTTATGCATTGTAAAATCATTAATCAGGGTGGCAATATTAGCGTTTGCGATAAATTCTGCATTTGCTGCCCAAAAAAATCAGGTAAATGTTTCAGGTAAAGAAAACCTTCGCTACGTAGTTAAAGCAGATACTGCTTATGATAAGAAAACCGACCTAACTTGGCAGCGTTGTAGTGTCGGACAACAATGGAAACAAGGTGCTGGATGTGTCGGCATCATCAAACAATTTACCTTTGATGAAGCACAGCAACAAGGTAATGAGGTATGGCGGGTACCATCGAAAGAAGAGTTAAGTACATTGATTGACCAGAAGAAAGCTGAGAGCAATCAAAGACCGGCAATTGACGATACTACGTTCCCAGATATGGATGTAAGGAATCTTTCTTACTGGTCGAGTACGACAGATGGCGTATTGGGAGGGTGGTTCGTTCCATTCGATGGCGGCGCTGCTTACACTTCTTCAATTACAGGTACAACCCTTCCAGTTCGGTTAGTTCGGGATGGTAAGTGA
- a CDS encoding heavy metal sensor histidine kinase, producing the protein MKLPVSLTLRLSLLFAGATACVLLVSGLLFERAVEKQFHKHDMEEMNGKMDMVREVLSNKTSYESIKALNPQLRYAIVAGHPDMTITVVDNHGTLLFSVGQEKMVKLLLDGSGVTKTQPVTLSLDNHTFRIATDSLELGIPSSRPANVAISLDITSDQEFIEDFKMFLWIGIGGCTLVMGVLGWMAVRRGLLPLKHVSTMLADISTHRLDNPILISEIPRELQELISAFNKMLARLNCAFQRLSEFSSDIAHELNMPINNMMVQTQVTLSCEREAMDYRTNLQSNLEELERLSRMVSDMLFLAMADNGLIVPTREVIYLHAEMVKLFDFYDALVGERGVQLHVSGAATIVGNRLMIQRALSNLLSNAIRFTPEGMAVDVTISEDMDNAMITIENPGQEIPAEHLPKIFERFYRADPSRREGDTENVGLGLTITKSIVEIHGGTISAKSEKGRTCFTIMLPQHGLN; encoded by the coding sequence ATGAAACTACCCGTTTCACTGACATTACGCCTCAGCCTGCTATTTGCTGGTGCGACAGCCTGCGTTCTGCTCGTTTCCGGATTGTTGTTCGAACGCGCAGTCGAAAAACAATTTCATAAGCACGACATGGAGGAAATGAACGGCAAGATGGATATGGTGCGTGAAGTGTTGAGCAACAAGACTTCCTACGAATCCATAAAGGCACTTAATCCGCAATTGCGCTATGCGATAGTAGCAGGCCACCCAGATATGACAATCACGGTGGTTGATAATCATGGAACTTTGCTGTTTTCAGTCGGGCAAGAGAAGATGGTGAAGCTTTTACTCGACGGTTCTGGAGTAACCAAAACACAGCCAGTGACATTGTCACTCGACAATCATACGTTCCGGATCGCTACTGATAGCCTTGAGCTTGGCATACCGTCCAGCCGGCCTGCCAACGTAGCAATCTCTCTCGACATAACAAGCGATCAGGAATTTATTGAAGATTTCAAGATGTTCTTATGGATCGGCATTGGTGGGTGTACGCTAGTCATGGGGGTGCTGGGTTGGATGGCTGTGCGAAGGGGACTCTTGCCGTTGAAGCATGTGTCGACGATGCTGGCAGACATTTCAACCCATCGACTGGACAATCCAATACTGATATCAGAAATCCCACGAGAACTGCAAGAGCTCATATCCGCATTCAATAAGATGCTGGCTCGGCTCAACTGCGCGTTCCAGCGGCTGTCAGAATTTTCCTCCGATATTGCCCACGAACTGAACATGCCGATTAACAACATGATGGTGCAAACGCAGGTTACCTTGAGTTGTGAACGCGAGGCCATGGATTATCGTACCAATTTACAGTCCAACCTGGAAGAGCTTGAACGTCTGTCGCGAATGGTATCGGACATGCTTTTTCTCGCCATGGCTGATAATGGATTGATTGTCCCAACACGAGAGGTGATTTATCTGCACGCTGAAATGGTAAAGTTGTTTGATTTCTATGACGCTCTGGTCGGCGAGCGCGGTGTACAGCTTCATGTGAGCGGAGCAGCAACGATAGTTGGCAACCGACTGATGATCCAGCGCGCTCTGTCTAATTTATTATCGAACGCCATCCGTTTCACTCCAGAAGGCATGGCGGTCGATGTCACCATTAGTGAAGATATGGACAACGCTATGATCACCATTGAGAATCCTGGACAGGAAATCCCTGCTGAACACTTACCCAAGATTTTCGAACGCTTCTACCGCGCCGACCCATCCCGTCGAGAAGGGGATACCGAAAACGTGGGGCTGGGACTGACAATCACCAAGTCTATCGTCGAGATACACGGCGGCACGATCAGCGCCAAGTCTGAAAAAGGGCGAACGTGTTTCACGATTATGCTTCCGCAGCATGGTCTTAATTGA
- a CDS encoding heavy metal response regulator transcription factor yields MKILIIEDEPKTGKYLRRGLVEAGFVADIAEDGQDGLHLALTESYDLAIIDVMLPVINGWEVLSEIRRVGKQFPVLFLSARNHVDDRVKGLELGADDYLVKPFAFSELLARIRTLLRRGSVNQSLEKLTVADLELNLLRRTVTRAGKRINITSKEFVLLEFMMRRQGEVLPRSLIASQVWDMNFNSDTNVIDVAVRRLRSKIDENYEVKLIRTMRGMGYIMEAPEP; encoded by the coding sequence ATGAAAATACTTATCATCGAAGATGAGCCGAAGACGGGGAAATATCTCAGGCGGGGGTTGGTAGAAGCTGGTTTTGTAGCTGATATCGCTGAAGATGGGCAAGATGGACTGCATTTGGCATTAACAGAAAGTTATGACCTCGCAATAATTGACGTGATGCTACCCGTGATCAATGGATGGGAAGTTCTGAGCGAGATTCGGCGCGTCGGCAAGCAGTTCCCCGTCCTGTTCCTATCCGCGCGCAATCATGTGGATGACCGCGTCAAGGGGCTGGAACTGGGGGCCGACGACTATCTTGTAAAGCCTTTCGCCTTCTCCGAACTGCTGGCGCGGATTCGAACATTATTGCGGCGAGGAAGCGTTAATCAGTCACTTGAAAAACTCACAGTCGCTGATTTGGAACTTAATCTTTTGCGGCGCACCGTCACGCGTGCTGGCAAGCGGATCAACATCACCTCCAAGGAATTCGTGCTGCTCGAATTTATGATGCGGCGGCAAGGGGAGGTCCTGCCGCGCTCGTTGATTGCATCCCAAGTCTGGGATATGAACTTCAATAGCGATACGAACGTTATTGATGTCGCTGTGCGCCGCTTGCGCTCCAAGATCGATGAGAATTACGAGGTTAAGCTCATTCGCACCATGCGCGGCATGGGTTACATAATGGAAGCTCCAGAACCATGA